GACGGAGAGCTGTCGCTGCTGTATCCGGTGATTTCGCTGACGTATGTCTGGGTGACCATCCTCTCCGTGCTGGTGTTTCAGGAGAAAGTCACGATTTTTAAAACCGCCGGCGTGGCGACGATCTGCTGCGGCGTGGCGCTGCTCGGCAAGGGGAAGAGCGAATGAGCACGCCGGCCAGGTCGATTTTTCTGGTCCTCATCGCCAGCTTCATCGGCAGCTTTGGCGCGGTGTTCCTCAAGTTCGGCGCAGGGCGGCTGCACCGGCGGATCTCAACGCTGCTGTTCAACTGGCGGCTGGCGGCGGGCGTCGCCCTGTACCTTCTGTCGTTTGTTTTTTACTTCCTCGGCGTCCGCGAGGGCGAGCTGAGCGTGCTGTATCCGATGGTGGCGCTCGGCTACATCTGGACGATGTTCTGGTCGCGGCTGTTTTTCGGCGAGCCGCTGACGCGCCGAAAGGCGGGCGGCATCCTGCTGATCCTGGCGGGCGTGGCTCTGCTGAATTTCCCGGGCTGAACGCTGCCGCCCGCTGCCCGCGGCCCGCTATCCTCAATACGAGATGACAACCGGGAGTCAACACCGTTACGCCCTCATTTTGGCCGGAGGCCGCGGCACCCGCTTCTGGCCGCGCAGCCGCCGCGCGAACGCCAAACAGGTGCTCGACCTCACCGGCGCCGGACCGCTGATCCGCCTCACGGTCGACCGGCTGCTGCCGCTCGTGCCCGCGGACAACATCCTGGTGCTGACTTCGGCCGAGCTGTGCGGCGCCGTGCGCCGCCTGCTCCCGGACGTGCCCGCCCGGCAGATCCTGGCCGAGCCCGCCGGCCGCAACACGGCGCCGGCCATCGCGCTGGGCGCGAAGATCCTGCTCGACCGCGATCCCCGGGCGGTGATGGGCGTGTTTCCCGCCGATCACCACATCGGCCGGCCGGCGGCGTTCCGCCGGCTGGTTTCTGCGGCATGGCGCGAGGCGGCCAAAGGCAGGATGGTGCTGCTCGGGATTGAACCGCGCCGGCCGGAAACCGGCTACGGCTACATCGAGTTTCCGAAGGATTCGTTGCAGCCCGGCTCGCTGCGGCCTGCGCCCGTGGTGCGGTTTCGCGAAAAGCCCGATGCGGCCACGGCTCGGCGTTATCTTCGCTCGGGCAAGTACCTGTGGAATGCGGGCATCTTTTTCTGGCCCGCGGCGCTGTACATGGAACGGCTGCGCGAGTGCCTGCCGGACACGCACGGGCGGATCTCGCAGCTGCCGCCGTTCGGAAGCCGGCGCTTCGGCCGCGCTCTGGAGGAGTCCTTCCCGCACTGCGACAACATCAGCGTCGACTACGCCGTGCTCGAAAAAACCCCCGGCGTCGCCGGCTTCGCCGCAGGCGATATCGGCTGGAGCGATCTGGGCAGTTTCGAGGCCGTTTACGAACTGCTGGAAAAAGACGCCGCGGGCAACGCCTCGCGGGGAGAACTGCTGGCGCTGGACGCGCGCGGCAATTACGCCGACGCCCCCGCGAAACTGGTGGCGCTGCTGGGCGTCGAGGGTCTCGTCATCGTCGATACGCCGGATGCGCTGCTGGTGGCGCGCCGCACGCACGCGCAGCGCGTGGGCGAAATCGTGAAGGCGCTGGAGGCGCGCGGCAGGCGCGAGCTTCTCTGAGCGCGGAGCGAAGGCCCGCCGCAGCACCGGGCGGCGGCAGCGCCGAGAAAAGGGCAATTGTGTTCCTGTCCCCTTTTTTTTGACAATGGGGGCGTTGCCGACGGAGACCGGCCCGCTGGTACAGATCTTCGCCTTCCACTTTCCGCCGTCGAGCGCCTCCGGCGCGGCGCGTCCCGGCCGCTGGGCGAAGTATCTCCCGCAGCAGGGCATCCGCTGCCGCGTCACGGCCTGCGGCGCGCCCGGCGCGGCGGAGACTGGAACCGCGTGTTTCCTCGACCCGGACAGCGCCCGCGGCCGCTGGCGCAGAGCTCTTCCGCTCGCCCGCCTGCTGCACCGTCTGCTGCCCTACAACGAGCAGATCACGTGGCTCCCCGCCGCCCTCAGCCATGCCTGGCCGGCACAGGCCGGCAGTCCCGCGCAGGCTGTCATATCGACGTTCCCTCCGCTGGCCGCCCATCTCGCCGCGCTGCTGTTCCATCTGCGCTTCGGCGTCCCGTGGATCGCCGATTTCCGCGACCCGCTGGCAGGCAACCCGTTTCGCGACCGCCCATGGGCGCGTCCCTACGACCGCGCCATCGAGTCTCTCGTCCTGCGCCGCGCGGCCGCCGTCCTGCTCACCAACGACGCCGCCGCGGAGAAGCTCCGCCGCCGCCACCCTGAGCACGCCGCCAAGCTCCGCGTCCTGTGGAACGGCTTCGACCCGGCGGACCCGCCTGTTCTGCCCTGCCCCGCCACGCATCCCAGACGGCTCGTCCATGCCGGTTCCCTGTATGGCCCGCGGCGCCCTTCGTCCCTGCTCCGGGCGCTGACCCTTCTGCTCGATGCCGGAAAGCTGCGCGCCGCTGACTGGCGCATCGAGTTCATCGGCCCCCATGAGGAGTCGAGCTTCGCGGATTGCCAGGCTGCGCTCGATCGGCTCCGCGCCGCCGGTCTGGTGGAAATCCGCGGCGGACTGCGTCCGAAGGCGGAGCTTGATGCGGCCATGGCCGCCGCCTCCATCCTGCTGCTGCTGGATCTGACCGGGGAACGGGAATCGGTGCAGGTTCCGGCGAAACTGTTCGACTACGTGCGCACGGGTCTGCCCGTGCTGGCATGGTCGCCGCAGGGCTCGCCCACGCGGCGCGTGCTGGAGCGGTCAGGCGTGGCGAGCCTTGTTTTCGCTCCGGACGATTCCGACGCGAGCGTAGCGCAACGGCTGGGCGCATGGCTGGACAATCCACCCGCCCCGGCGCAGCCTTCCGCCTGGTTTCTGGAGACGTTCGACGGCGCGCGGCAGGCAGGCTGGCTGGCGGATCTGATCCGCAGCATCGCCGCGGCGCCTGACGCCGGTTCTGCATCCGGAGACCGGGCGGCGGCATCCGGAAATCTGTGAAGCTGCTGTTCGTGTGTCTGTTCGCGGTGACTCTTGCGGCGAACCCGCTGCCGCGGGCCGAAGGCGAGTCCCTCACCGGCCAGAAGGCCCTGCTGCCGGACGCCTGGCGGGGACAGACGGCCGTCGTCGTGTGGAGCTTCACGCGCGAAGCTGGCGAGCAGGTGGAGAAGTGGGTCGCCCCGTTGGCCCGCGATCGCGTGAATGTTTACAGCGCAGCCGTGATCGAGGCCGCCCCCCGCATGATCCGCCCCATGATCCGCGCCAGCATGCGCCGCGCCTCCCCCCAGCCTTTCCACGAACGTTTCATCTGCATCACGCGCGGCGAAAAAGAACTGCGCCAGGCGCTGAATGTGCGCAACGACAAAATTCCTTACCTGACCATCGTCAACCCGGAAGGCGCCGTGGTCTGGCAGCACGCCGGTCCTTACAGCGAGACGGCTCTGGCCGAGCTGATGCGCCAGTTCCAGCAGGCGCAGTGACGCGCCCTCCCCGCGCGGCCGCATTGATGGTATCGTCACTAGGTATGAACAAGGCCGCATTGCTGTGCTCCCTGCTGCTGCTTTCCGCCTGCCAGGCGCAGACTCTCAGCCAGGGGGAGCGCGACTTCGCCCTGAGCGCCCTGCACGGGTCCCGCAAGCTGTTTCTGGACTCCGTAGCCGGGCTGAGCGAGGCCCAGTTGAAGTGGAAGCCGGATGCGAAGACGTGGTCGGTGATGGAGGTGGCCGAGCACATCGTGGCGAGCGAGGAGTTCATCGCCGGTCAGGCGCAGAAGGCCCTGCAGTCTCCCGCGGATCCCTCGAAGAAGCAGCCGAAGCCGCGGGAAATGGACGCAAAGATCCTGGCGGGCGTCGTTGATCGCAGCCAGAAGGCTCAGGCGCCGGAAGGCCTGGCGCCGAAAGGGCGGTTCCGCTCGATTGCCGAACTGACGGCGGAATTCCGCAAGCTGCGGGACCGCAACATCGCCTTCGTGCGCGAAACCCAGCAGGATCTGCGGTCGCACTTCGCCCCGTCTCCGATGGGGGATC
This DNA window, taken from Bryobacteraceae bacterium, encodes the following:
- a CDS encoding transporter, with translation MSTPARSIFLVLIASFIGSFGAVFLKFGAGRLHRRISTLLFNWRLAAGVALYLLSFVFYFLGVREGELSVLYPMVALGYIWTMFWSRLFFGEPLTRRKAGGILLILAGVALLNFPG
- the manC gene encoding mannose-1-phosphate guanylyltransferase — protein: MTTGSQHRYALILAGGRGTRFWPRSRRANAKQVLDLTGAGPLIRLTVDRLLPLVPADNILVLTSAELCGAVRRLLPDVPARQILAEPAGRNTAPAIALGAKILLDRDPRAVMGVFPADHHIGRPAAFRRLVSAAWREAAKGRMVLLGIEPRRPETGYGYIEFPKDSLQPGSLRPAPVVRFREKPDAATARRYLRSGKYLWNAGIFFWPAALYMERLRECLPDTHGRISQLPPFGSRRFGRALEESFPHCDNISVDYAVLEKTPGVAGFAAGDIGWSDLGSFEAVYELLEKDAAGNASRGELLALDARGNYADAPAKLVALLGVEGLVIVDTPDALLVARRTHAQRVGEIVKALEARGRRELL